The Stigmatopora argus isolate UIUO_Sarg chromosome 16, RoL_Sarg_1.0, whole genome shotgun sequence genome has a window encoding:
- the fnbp1b gene encoding formin-binding protein 1 isoform X6, whose product MLRRRSEFFIFLDSSPTKPENEGRMLSPYQEYLQVLLQMKMTSNDQFDNLEKHTQWGIDFLEKYSKFVKERSEIEANYAKQIRTLSKKYQPKRNLREEEESKYTFCQAFLTTLNELNDYAGQHEVIAENLSSQIIAELSRYLQDLKTERKSHFHDGRKAQQHIESSWKQLESCKRKYERDCKEADKAQQHFDKMDADINVTKADVEKRSSLKARQQAQARQQMATDSKSDYSSYLQKFNQEQNEHYYNVIPNIFQKLQNMEEKRIERLSSCMKTFSDVDRQVIPIVGKCLDGMTKAAESIQAKEDSNQVVESYKSGFEPPGDVEFEDYGQAMKRTVSESSLSNNSRGESRERSAGKSKGKLWPFIKNKNKFMSLLTSPRQPPPAPPASSLPSPSAVPNDSQSPKQHKEPLSHRLNDFMASKPKMHCLRSLRRGLSLKLGSGPEDFSHLPPEQRRKKLQGKIDDLNKDIQKEVDQRDALTKMKDVYVKNPQMGDPASVDPRLAELGQNIDKLGFEMQKFEGWLAEVEERMPSKSDTQRRSVVLYDSGATTVNNNCAQDRESPDGSYTEEHNSEIHVKANNAKAPAASTPEFDDEFDDEETLPTIGNCKALYPFDGHNEGTISVAEGELLYVIEEDKGDGWTRVRRNQDEEGYVPTSYVEVFLGTNAKGAMTYI is encoded by the exons GATCAATTTGACAACTTGGAGAAGCATACGCAGTGGGGGATAGATTTTCTGGAGAAGTACTCGAAATTTGTCAAGGAGAGGTCTGAGATTGAAGCCAACTATGCAAAACAAATCAG GACTTTGTCAAAGAAGTACCAACCCAAGAGGAACTTGCGAGAAGAAGAGGAGAGCAA GTACACATTCTGCCAGGCCTTCCTGACCACTCTAAACGAGTTGAACGACTACGCGGGGCAACACGAGGTGATCGCCGAGAACCTGTCGTCGCAGATCATCGCCGAGCTTTCACGCTACTTGCAAGATCTGAAGACCGAGAGGAAATCG CACTTCCACGATGGCCGCAAAGCACAGCAGCACATCGAGAGCTCGTGGAAACAGCTGGAGTCG TGTAAAAGGAAATATGAGCGTGATTGCAAAGAGGCCGACAAAGCGCAGCAGCACTTTGACAAAATGGACGCCGACATCAACGTGACGAAGGCTGACGTGGAAAAG CGAAGTTCTCTCAAG GCACGCCAGCAGGCTCAGGCCAGGCAGCAGATGGCGACTGACAGCAAGAGCGATTATTCGTCCTACCTGCAAAAGTTCAACCAAGAGCAGAATGAGCACTATTACAACGTCATACCCAACATCTTTCAG AAACTCCAAAACATGGAAGAGAAGCGCATCGAGAGGTTATCGTCGTGCATGAAAACCTTCTCCGACGTGGACCGCCAGGTGATCCCCATCGTGGGAAAATGTCTGGACGGCATGACCAAGGCGGCCGAATCCATCCAGGCTAAGGAG GACTCCAATCAAGTGGTGGAGTCCTACAAGTCTGGCTTCGAGCCCCCCGGAGACGTGGAGTTCGAGGACTACGGCCAGGCCATGAAGAGGACGGTATCGGAAAGCAGCTTGAGCAACAACTCGCGAGGGGAGTCTCGCGAGAGGTCCGCCGGCAAAAGCAAGGGCAAACTCTGGCCCTTCatcaagaacaaaaacaag TTTATGTCCCTGTTAACGTCCCCCCGCCAGCCCCCGCCGGCCCCCCCAGCCTCATCCCTGCCCTCACCTTCTGCCGTTCCCAACGACTCCCAATCTCCCAAGCAGCACAAGGAGCCCCTCTCCCACCGCCTCAACGACTTCATGGCGTCCAAGCCCAAAATGCACTGCCTGCGGAGCCTGAGGCGAGGG CTTTCTCTCAAGCTG GGTTCCGGACCCGAGGACTTTAGCCACCTGCCACCGGAACAGCGAAGGAAGAAGCTGCAGGGCAAGATTGACGATCTCAACAAAGACATTCAAAAGGAGGTGGATCAGAG ggaCGCGCTCACCAAGATGAAAGACGTTTATGTGAAGAACCCACAGATGGGCGACCCCGCCAGCGTGGACCCCCGTCTCGCCGAGCTGGGGCAAAATATCGACAAGCTGGGCTTTGAAATGCAGAAGTTTGAG GGCTGGCTTGCCGAAGTGGAGGAGAGGATGCCCTCCAAAAGCGACACGCAACGGAGAAGCGTGGTCCTCTACGACAGCGGCGCCACCACGGTCAACAACAACTGCGCTCAGGACAGAGAGAG CCCGGACGGCAGCTACACGGAGGAGCACAATTCCGAGATTCACGTCAAGGCCAACAACGCCAAGGCGCCGGCCGCCAGCACGCCAGAGTTTGACGACGAGTTTGACGACGAGGAGACGCTGCCTACCATTGGGAACTGCAAAGCGCTCTACCCTTTTGACG GCCACAACGAAGGCACCATCTCGGTGGCCGAGGGCGAGCTGCTCTACGTCATCGAGGAGGACAAAGGCGACGGCTGGACCCGCGTGCGCCGCAACCAAGACGAGGAGGGCTACGTGCCCACGTCCTACGTGGAGGTCTTTTTGGGGACCAACGCCAAAGGTGCTATGACCTACATTTGA
- the fnbp1b gene encoding formin-binding protein 1 isoform X18: protein MLRRRSEFFIFLDSSPTKPENEGRMLSPYQEYLQVLLQMKMTSNDQFDNLEKHTQWGIDFLEKYSKFVKERSEIEANYAKQIRTLSKKYQPKRNLREEEESKYTFCQAFLTTLNELNDYAGQHEVIAENLSSQIIAELSRYLQDLKTERKSHFHDGRKAQQHIESSWKQLESCKRKYERDCKEADKAQQHFDKMDADINVTKADVEKARQQAQARQQMATDSKSDYSSYLQKFNQEQNEHYYNVIPNIFQKLQNMEEKRIERLSSCMKTFSDVDRQVIPIVGKCLDGMTKAAESIQAKEDSNQVVESYKSGFEPPGDVEFEDYGQAMKRTVSESSLSNNSRGESRERSAGKSKGKLWPFIKNKNKLSLKLGSGPEDFSHLPPEQRRKKLQGKIDDLNKDIQKEVDQRDALTKMKDVYVKNPQMGDPASVDPRLAELGQNIDKLGFEMQKFEGWLAEVEERMPSKSDTQRRSVVLYDSGATTVNNNCAQDRESPDGSYTEEHNSEIHVKANNAKAPAASTPEFDDEFDDEETLPTIGNCKALYPFDGHNEGTISVAEGELLYVIEEDKGDGWTRVRRNQDEEGYVPTSYVEVFLGTNAKGAMTYI, encoded by the exons GATCAATTTGACAACTTGGAGAAGCATACGCAGTGGGGGATAGATTTTCTGGAGAAGTACTCGAAATTTGTCAAGGAGAGGTCTGAGATTGAAGCCAACTATGCAAAACAAATCAG GACTTTGTCAAAGAAGTACCAACCCAAGAGGAACTTGCGAGAAGAAGAGGAGAGCAA GTACACATTCTGCCAGGCCTTCCTGACCACTCTAAACGAGTTGAACGACTACGCGGGGCAACACGAGGTGATCGCCGAGAACCTGTCGTCGCAGATCATCGCCGAGCTTTCACGCTACTTGCAAGATCTGAAGACCGAGAGGAAATCG CACTTCCACGATGGCCGCAAAGCACAGCAGCACATCGAGAGCTCGTGGAAACAGCTGGAGTCG TGTAAAAGGAAATATGAGCGTGATTGCAAAGAGGCCGACAAAGCGCAGCAGCACTTTGACAAAATGGACGCCGACATCAACGTGACGAAGGCTGACGTGGAAAAG GCACGCCAGCAGGCTCAGGCCAGGCAGCAGATGGCGACTGACAGCAAGAGCGATTATTCGTCCTACCTGCAAAAGTTCAACCAAGAGCAGAATGAGCACTATTACAACGTCATACCCAACATCTTTCAG AAACTCCAAAACATGGAAGAGAAGCGCATCGAGAGGTTATCGTCGTGCATGAAAACCTTCTCCGACGTGGACCGCCAGGTGATCCCCATCGTGGGAAAATGTCTGGACGGCATGACCAAGGCGGCCGAATCCATCCAGGCTAAGGAG GACTCCAATCAAGTGGTGGAGTCCTACAAGTCTGGCTTCGAGCCCCCCGGAGACGTGGAGTTCGAGGACTACGGCCAGGCCATGAAGAGGACGGTATCGGAAAGCAGCTTGAGCAACAACTCGCGAGGGGAGTCTCGCGAGAGGTCCGCCGGCAAAAGCAAGGGCAAACTCTGGCCCTTCatcaagaacaaaaacaag CTTTCTCTCAAGCTG GGTTCCGGACCCGAGGACTTTAGCCACCTGCCACCGGAACAGCGAAGGAAGAAGCTGCAGGGCAAGATTGACGATCTCAACAAAGACATTCAAAAGGAGGTGGATCAGAG ggaCGCGCTCACCAAGATGAAAGACGTTTATGTGAAGAACCCACAGATGGGCGACCCCGCCAGCGTGGACCCCCGTCTCGCCGAGCTGGGGCAAAATATCGACAAGCTGGGCTTTGAAATGCAGAAGTTTGAG GGCTGGCTTGCCGAAGTGGAGGAGAGGATGCCCTCCAAAAGCGACACGCAACGGAGAAGCGTGGTCCTCTACGACAGCGGCGCCACCACGGTCAACAACAACTGCGCTCAGGACAGAGAGAG CCCGGACGGCAGCTACACGGAGGAGCACAATTCCGAGATTCACGTCAAGGCCAACAACGCCAAGGCGCCGGCCGCCAGCACGCCAGAGTTTGACGACGAGTTTGACGACGAGGAGACGCTGCCTACCATTGGGAACTGCAAAGCGCTCTACCCTTTTGACG GCCACAACGAAGGCACCATCTCGGTGGCCGAGGGCGAGCTGCTCTACGTCATCGAGGAGGACAAAGGCGACGGCTGGACCCGCGTGCGCCGCAACCAAGACGAGGAGGGCTACGTGCCCACGTCCTACGTGGAGGTCTTTTTGGGGACCAACGCCAAAGGTGCTATGACCTACATTTGA
- the fnbp1b gene encoding formin-binding protein 1 isoform X5 — protein sequence MLRRRSEFFIFLDSSPTKPENEGRMLSPYQEYLQVLLQMKMTSNDQFDNLEKHTQWGIDFLEKYSKFVKERSEIEANYAKQIRTLSKKYQPKRNLREEEESKYTFCQAFLTTLNELNDYAGQHEVIAENLSSQIIAELSRYLQDLKTERKSHFHDGRKAQQHIESSWKQLESCKRKYERDCKEADKAQQHFDKMDADINVTKADVEKRSSLKARQQAQARQQMATDSKSDYSSYLQKFNQEQNEHYYNVIPNIFQKLQNMEEKRIERLSSCMKTFSDVDRQVIPIVGKCLDGMTKAAESIQAKEDSNQVVESYKSGFEPPGDVEFEDYGQAMKRTVSESSLSNNSRGESRERSAGKSKGKLWPFIKNKNKFMSLLTSPRQPPPAPPASSLPSPSAVPNDSQSPKQHKEPLSHRLNDFMASKPKMHCLRSLRRGITLNSHVRNLIEGSGPEDFSHLPPEQRRKKLQGKIDDLNKDIQKEVDQRDALTKMKDVYVKNPQMGDPASVDPRLAELGQNIDKLGFEMQKFEGWLAEVEERMPSKSDTQRRSVVLYDSGATTVNNNCAQDRESPDGSYTEEHNSEIHVKANNAKAPAASTPEFDDEFDDEETLPTIGNCKALYPFDGHNEGTISVAEGELLYVIEEDKGDGWTRVRRNQDEEGYVPTSYVEVFLGTNAKGAMTYI from the exons GATCAATTTGACAACTTGGAGAAGCATACGCAGTGGGGGATAGATTTTCTGGAGAAGTACTCGAAATTTGTCAAGGAGAGGTCTGAGATTGAAGCCAACTATGCAAAACAAATCAG GACTTTGTCAAAGAAGTACCAACCCAAGAGGAACTTGCGAGAAGAAGAGGAGAGCAA GTACACATTCTGCCAGGCCTTCCTGACCACTCTAAACGAGTTGAACGACTACGCGGGGCAACACGAGGTGATCGCCGAGAACCTGTCGTCGCAGATCATCGCCGAGCTTTCACGCTACTTGCAAGATCTGAAGACCGAGAGGAAATCG CACTTCCACGATGGCCGCAAAGCACAGCAGCACATCGAGAGCTCGTGGAAACAGCTGGAGTCG TGTAAAAGGAAATATGAGCGTGATTGCAAAGAGGCCGACAAAGCGCAGCAGCACTTTGACAAAATGGACGCCGACATCAACGTGACGAAGGCTGACGTGGAAAAG CGAAGTTCTCTCAAG GCACGCCAGCAGGCTCAGGCCAGGCAGCAGATGGCGACTGACAGCAAGAGCGATTATTCGTCCTACCTGCAAAAGTTCAACCAAGAGCAGAATGAGCACTATTACAACGTCATACCCAACATCTTTCAG AAACTCCAAAACATGGAAGAGAAGCGCATCGAGAGGTTATCGTCGTGCATGAAAACCTTCTCCGACGTGGACCGCCAGGTGATCCCCATCGTGGGAAAATGTCTGGACGGCATGACCAAGGCGGCCGAATCCATCCAGGCTAAGGAG GACTCCAATCAAGTGGTGGAGTCCTACAAGTCTGGCTTCGAGCCCCCCGGAGACGTGGAGTTCGAGGACTACGGCCAGGCCATGAAGAGGACGGTATCGGAAAGCAGCTTGAGCAACAACTCGCGAGGGGAGTCTCGCGAGAGGTCCGCCGGCAAAAGCAAGGGCAAACTCTGGCCCTTCatcaagaacaaaaacaag TTTATGTCCCTGTTAACGTCCCCCCGCCAGCCCCCGCCGGCCCCCCCAGCCTCATCCCTGCCCTCACCTTCTGCCGTTCCCAACGACTCCCAATCTCCCAAGCAGCACAAGGAGCCCCTCTCCCACCGCCTCAACGACTTCATGGCGTCCAAGCCCAAAATGCACTGCCTGCGGAGCCTGAGGCGAGGG ATCACGCTCAATTCCCACGTCAGGAATCTCATTGAG GGTTCCGGACCCGAGGACTTTAGCCACCTGCCACCGGAACAGCGAAGGAAGAAGCTGCAGGGCAAGATTGACGATCTCAACAAAGACATTCAAAAGGAGGTGGATCAGAG ggaCGCGCTCACCAAGATGAAAGACGTTTATGTGAAGAACCCACAGATGGGCGACCCCGCCAGCGTGGACCCCCGTCTCGCCGAGCTGGGGCAAAATATCGACAAGCTGGGCTTTGAAATGCAGAAGTTTGAG GGCTGGCTTGCCGAAGTGGAGGAGAGGATGCCCTCCAAAAGCGACACGCAACGGAGAAGCGTGGTCCTCTACGACAGCGGCGCCACCACGGTCAACAACAACTGCGCTCAGGACAGAGAGAG CCCGGACGGCAGCTACACGGAGGAGCACAATTCCGAGATTCACGTCAAGGCCAACAACGCCAAGGCGCCGGCCGCCAGCACGCCAGAGTTTGACGACGAGTTTGACGACGAGGAGACGCTGCCTACCATTGGGAACTGCAAAGCGCTCTACCCTTTTGACG GCCACAACGAAGGCACCATCTCGGTGGCCGAGGGCGAGCTGCTCTACGTCATCGAGGAGGACAAAGGCGACGGCTGGACCCGCGTGCGCCGCAACCAAGACGAGGAGGGCTACGTGCCCACGTCCTACGTGGAGGTCTTTTTGGGGACCAACGCCAAAGGTGCTATGACCTACATTTGA
- the fnbp1b gene encoding formin-binding protein 1 isoform X20, whose product MLRRRSEFFIFLDSSPTKPENEGRMLSPYQEYLQVLLQMKMTSNDQFDNLEKHTQWGIDFLEKYSKFVKERSEIEANYAKQIRTLSKKYQPKRNLREEEESKYTFCQAFLTTLNELNDYAGQHEVIAENLSSQIIAELSRYLQDLKTERKSHFHDGRKAQQHIESSWKQLESCKRKYERDCKEADKAQQHFDKMDADINVTKADVEKARQQAQARQQMATDSKSDYSSYLQKFNQEQNEHYYNVIPNIFQKLQNMEEKRIERLSSCMKTFSDVDRQVIPIVGKCLDGMTKAAESIQAKEDSNQVVESYKSGFEPPGDVEFEDYGQAMKRTVSESSLSNNSRGESRERSAGKSKGKLWPFIKNKNKGSGPEDFSHLPPEQRRKKLQGKIDDLNKDIQKEVDQRDALTKMKDVYVKNPQMGDPASVDPRLAELGQNIDKLGFEMQKFEGWLAEVEERMPSKSDTQRRSVVLYDSGATTVNNNCAQDRESPDGSYTEEHNSEIHVKANNAKAPAASTPEFDDEFDDEETLPTIGNCKALYPFDGHNEGTISVAEGELLYVIEEDKGDGWTRVRRNQDEEGYVPTSYVEVFLGTNAKGAMTYI is encoded by the exons GATCAATTTGACAACTTGGAGAAGCATACGCAGTGGGGGATAGATTTTCTGGAGAAGTACTCGAAATTTGTCAAGGAGAGGTCTGAGATTGAAGCCAACTATGCAAAACAAATCAG GACTTTGTCAAAGAAGTACCAACCCAAGAGGAACTTGCGAGAAGAAGAGGAGAGCAA GTACACATTCTGCCAGGCCTTCCTGACCACTCTAAACGAGTTGAACGACTACGCGGGGCAACACGAGGTGATCGCCGAGAACCTGTCGTCGCAGATCATCGCCGAGCTTTCACGCTACTTGCAAGATCTGAAGACCGAGAGGAAATCG CACTTCCACGATGGCCGCAAAGCACAGCAGCACATCGAGAGCTCGTGGAAACAGCTGGAGTCG TGTAAAAGGAAATATGAGCGTGATTGCAAAGAGGCCGACAAAGCGCAGCAGCACTTTGACAAAATGGACGCCGACATCAACGTGACGAAGGCTGACGTGGAAAAG GCACGCCAGCAGGCTCAGGCCAGGCAGCAGATGGCGACTGACAGCAAGAGCGATTATTCGTCCTACCTGCAAAAGTTCAACCAAGAGCAGAATGAGCACTATTACAACGTCATACCCAACATCTTTCAG AAACTCCAAAACATGGAAGAGAAGCGCATCGAGAGGTTATCGTCGTGCATGAAAACCTTCTCCGACGTGGACCGCCAGGTGATCCCCATCGTGGGAAAATGTCTGGACGGCATGACCAAGGCGGCCGAATCCATCCAGGCTAAGGAG GACTCCAATCAAGTGGTGGAGTCCTACAAGTCTGGCTTCGAGCCCCCCGGAGACGTGGAGTTCGAGGACTACGGCCAGGCCATGAAGAGGACGGTATCGGAAAGCAGCTTGAGCAACAACTCGCGAGGGGAGTCTCGCGAGAGGTCCGCCGGCAAAAGCAAGGGCAAACTCTGGCCCTTCatcaagaacaaaaacaag GGTTCCGGACCCGAGGACTTTAGCCACCTGCCACCGGAACAGCGAAGGAAGAAGCTGCAGGGCAAGATTGACGATCTCAACAAAGACATTCAAAAGGAGGTGGATCAGAG ggaCGCGCTCACCAAGATGAAAGACGTTTATGTGAAGAACCCACAGATGGGCGACCCCGCCAGCGTGGACCCCCGTCTCGCCGAGCTGGGGCAAAATATCGACAAGCTGGGCTTTGAAATGCAGAAGTTTGAG GGCTGGCTTGCCGAAGTGGAGGAGAGGATGCCCTCCAAAAGCGACACGCAACGGAGAAGCGTGGTCCTCTACGACAGCGGCGCCACCACGGTCAACAACAACTGCGCTCAGGACAGAGAGAG CCCGGACGGCAGCTACACGGAGGAGCACAATTCCGAGATTCACGTCAAGGCCAACAACGCCAAGGCGCCGGCCGCCAGCACGCCAGAGTTTGACGACGAGTTTGACGACGAGGAGACGCTGCCTACCATTGGGAACTGCAAAGCGCTCTACCCTTTTGACG GCCACAACGAAGGCACCATCTCGGTGGCCGAGGGCGAGCTGCTCTACGTCATCGAGGAGGACAAAGGCGACGGCTGGACCCGCGTGCGCCGCAACCAAGACGAGGAGGGCTACGTGCCCACGTCCTACGTGGAGGTCTTTTTGGGGACCAACGCCAAAGGTGCTATGACCTACATTTGA
- the fnbp1b gene encoding formin-binding protein 1 isoform X13 produces MLRRRSEFFIFLDSSPTKPENEGRMLSPYQEYLQVLLQMKMTSNDQFDNLEKHTQWGIDFLEKYSKFVKERSEIEANYAKQIRTLSKKYQPKRNLREEEESKYTFCQAFLTTLNELNDYAGQHEVIAENLSSQIIAELSRYLQDLKTERKSHFHDGRKAQQHIESSWKQLESCKRKYERDCKEADKAQQHFDKMDADINVTKADVEKRSSLKARQQAQARQQMATDSKSDYSSYLQKFNQEQNEHYYNVIPNIFQKLQNMEEKRIERLSSCMKTFSDVDRQVIPIVGKCLDGMTKAAESIQAKEDSNQVVESYKSGFEPPGDVEFEDYGQAMKRTVSESSLSNNSRGESRERSAGKSKGKLWPFIKNKNKHKEPLSHRLNDFMASKPKMHCLRSLRRGITLNSHVRNLIEGSGPEDFSHLPPEQRRKKLQGKIDDLNKDIQKEVDQRDALTKMKDVYVKNPQMGDPASVDPRLAELGQNIDKLGFEMQKFEGWLAEVEERMPSKSDTQRRSVVLYDSGATTVNNNCAQDRESPDGSYTEEHNSEIHVKANNAKAPAASTPEFDDEFDDEETLPTIGNCKALYPFDGHNEGTISVAEGELLYVIEEDKGDGWTRVRRNQDEEGYVPTSYVEVFLGTNAKGAMTYI; encoded by the exons GATCAATTTGACAACTTGGAGAAGCATACGCAGTGGGGGATAGATTTTCTGGAGAAGTACTCGAAATTTGTCAAGGAGAGGTCTGAGATTGAAGCCAACTATGCAAAACAAATCAG GACTTTGTCAAAGAAGTACCAACCCAAGAGGAACTTGCGAGAAGAAGAGGAGAGCAA GTACACATTCTGCCAGGCCTTCCTGACCACTCTAAACGAGTTGAACGACTACGCGGGGCAACACGAGGTGATCGCCGAGAACCTGTCGTCGCAGATCATCGCCGAGCTTTCACGCTACTTGCAAGATCTGAAGACCGAGAGGAAATCG CACTTCCACGATGGCCGCAAAGCACAGCAGCACATCGAGAGCTCGTGGAAACAGCTGGAGTCG TGTAAAAGGAAATATGAGCGTGATTGCAAAGAGGCCGACAAAGCGCAGCAGCACTTTGACAAAATGGACGCCGACATCAACGTGACGAAGGCTGACGTGGAAAAG CGAAGTTCTCTCAAG GCACGCCAGCAGGCTCAGGCCAGGCAGCAGATGGCGACTGACAGCAAGAGCGATTATTCGTCCTACCTGCAAAAGTTCAACCAAGAGCAGAATGAGCACTATTACAACGTCATACCCAACATCTTTCAG AAACTCCAAAACATGGAAGAGAAGCGCATCGAGAGGTTATCGTCGTGCATGAAAACCTTCTCCGACGTGGACCGCCAGGTGATCCCCATCGTGGGAAAATGTCTGGACGGCATGACCAAGGCGGCCGAATCCATCCAGGCTAAGGAG GACTCCAATCAAGTGGTGGAGTCCTACAAGTCTGGCTTCGAGCCCCCCGGAGACGTGGAGTTCGAGGACTACGGCCAGGCCATGAAGAGGACGGTATCGGAAAGCAGCTTGAGCAACAACTCGCGAGGGGAGTCTCGCGAGAGGTCCGCCGGCAAAAGCAAGGGCAAACTCTGGCCCTTCatcaagaacaaaaacaag CACAAGGAGCCCCTCTCCCACCGCCTCAACGACTTCATGGCGTCCAAGCCCAAAATGCACTGCCTGCGGAGCCTGAGGCGAGGG ATCACGCTCAATTCCCACGTCAGGAATCTCATTGAG GGTTCCGGACCCGAGGACTTTAGCCACCTGCCACCGGAACAGCGAAGGAAGAAGCTGCAGGGCAAGATTGACGATCTCAACAAAGACATTCAAAAGGAGGTGGATCAGAG ggaCGCGCTCACCAAGATGAAAGACGTTTATGTGAAGAACCCACAGATGGGCGACCCCGCCAGCGTGGACCCCCGTCTCGCCGAGCTGGGGCAAAATATCGACAAGCTGGGCTTTGAAATGCAGAAGTTTGAG GGCTGGCTTGCCGAAGTGGAGGAGAGGATGCCCTCCAAAAGCGACACGCAACGGAGAAGCGTGGTCCTCTACGACAGCGGCGCCACCACGGTCAACAACAACTGCGCTCAGGACAGAGAGAG CCCGGACGGCAGCTACACGGAGGAGCACAATTCCGAGATTCACGTCAAGGCCAACAACGCCAAGGCGCCGGCCGCCAGCACGCCAGAGTTTGACGACGAGTTTGACGACGAGGAGACGCTGCCTACCATTGGGAACTGCAAAGCGCTCTACCCTTTTGACG GCCACAACGAAGGCACCATCTCGGTGGCCGAGGGCGAGCTGCTCTACGTCATCGAGGAGGACAAAGGCGACGGCTGGACCCGCGTGCGCCGCAACCAAGACGAGGAGGGCTACGTGCCCACGTCCTACGTGGAGGTCTTTTTGGGGACCAACGCCAAAGGTGCTATGACCTACATTTGA